The following nucleotide sequence is from Aspergillus luchuensis IFO 4308 DNA, chromosome 1, nearly complete sequence.
CAAACGACCCAATTCATTAAGATTATCTATTGACAATCGAGACATCCTGAATCATACAATTGACTCACCGATGAAGAAACTCATGTTGACCTGGGTATCGCAGCAGAAGATGGTCCCGCTATTTCGCCCAATTCAATGCTCTCCCGGGTGACCGATATTTGTACACTCTTTAATATTGCATTGCTTTGGTGCCCTTCAAGTGGTGGGGACGAAGCCGATGCGGTCGCTTCTGTTCGTAAGATCGGCTCTTCTTCAATACAGCTGCTACCGAACGAGCTCAGATCTTTGACCGGGCGAGAGGATCGCCACGACTTCTGTGGGGTGCGACCGCTGCGACTTTGCGAATTCGAAGCATCTTCCGTGTATGCAAACCCATGATCATCCTCGTAGACTGCCACGAACATCTTCAAACATGATACTGTCAGAAGAACAATGCTGAGGCTGAGGTGGAGCTCCGCTACCATGGTAGCATAGGTCCCGACAAGCGAGGGGTTGGAGGAATAGATTTGGGAGTGGATATAGTATAGATGCACGGCGGAAAGGGGGATCAATCTGGAGTGTAGGGAGCGGTGTCAGCATACTGAGTTTCAGCACATAGGTAGATGGGCGGCATACATGATCCGACAATTGAGAATGGATAGgaccttgagcttcttgctcAAGCTTATTTGGACGTTTCGGATCGTTATCGCGGGATATGCAAGAATTACGGCCTCCAAAACGATATCAAGCGCACAGATGGCTTGCCATCTTGGATAAAGCCCAGCACAGGCGTCATCAATGTCGGTCCAAGGATGGTTGCTGCACCGAATGGCTAGAAGCAAGATTGCGACCATGGCCCACAGGCCACATGAGGATATGATGACATTAATCATCCACTTCGTACGCTGCAAGGAAAGATTTTGATAGAATAGCATGGTTCCTATTTTCGACAAGCCAATGATAAGGACGTAGAACAGATCCGCTGCGTATCCGGCCTAAGGCGATTAGCTCGTTAGTCGGCCGCTGCGCTCGGATAACGTACCTTTTCCATTTGCGTATAGTCACTGGATGAGATTAGCTCCTTTGACTTGCCCCACCCATGGTGAACCTGGAGAAGCACAAGTGATACTTGAGTGCAGGCGCATATCTGGGGGGCCCGAGAGATTGATTAGTGTGTGAAGGGGCTCTGCTAGAGGAAGCTGACATACTGCTGCGGCAAACAGAACGTGATCATCCTGGAGCATGAGGCCTCTTTTTGATGATGCGAATAACCTGATAACCAGCGAGGCAAGAACCAAGAATAGAGCCAGTGAagtgacgatgacgacgagtcCGTTATGGTTATGGTCGTTATCCTCCGTTAATGGAGGGGAAACTCCAGGAGGAAGCGATGAGGCCAGGACGGCCATCGCAACAGGCGGCACTGCGACTGAGACCCGCTATCACTGGTGTCGAAGAGAAACTATCACGACATCGTGGTATTATCTACCGACGGGTTCTTTGAGAAAGATCGCGCCGCTGAAATGAAGGAGGTAGGGTGGGTGTGCTGGCTACTTCTGCGGCTGACAGCCTTGACCGACAGGGTTGAGTGACTCCTTGACACCTTGACCTTTCCGCAGTCGCGTTGGAGACGCATCGATTGTTTGTTATTTTCTGAGCCGGTCAGGACAGGGGGTATGCTTATACGAGAAAAGATAGGATTGGTGTGTAACCCTAGACAAGCACACATGGCCCGGTTGATTGTGTTCTGATGAAAGCGATAAGTGAAAATAACGGTCGGCAGACATTGTTGGCACACTCCTCTGTGCCGGACGGTAGGACAAGCAGACATCCACCAAGAAAGTCCGAAGTCTTGACGGTACGCCCCGATCGCATGTCGTTGGTGGATACCGACGCGAATAAGCACAGCAAAACTGGATCCCGGCTGATCAACTGCTAATCgacccctcctctccgcatCGCGCGTTGGTAGAAATGAGCTATTTTCGGAGCTGGCCACGCTGACTCGCTGAGAGTGGCCATCCACCACGAGAATGGGCCCCCAAAACCTTAATGCCTATCACCACTGCACCTGATCACATCCAGACATTCCTATCTCATGCCACGCGCCTAGCCGTCCTGGTTAGCCTGGGTTTAACCCGATTAAACAACGTTGGGCCTGCGTTGAGAAGGGAGATCAAAGAACAGAGCAATTATCCAGGCAAGGGTTGCAGCCACGCCCTAATTTCGTGCCATGGCAAATGGTCGGTCCAATGACCATCGAGGTTATCCGGAGATTCCCTATTGGCAATCGAACCTGCCATCCTTAATGGCTCGATTTCGAATTAGATCATCCTAGTAGTTCCGTGTCTCCCTTGTCAACTCCATTAATCATCTCGTCACGAtggaaagaggggggtgaAATTCCCTGCAGGCCAAGAGTGCCGATCGAGTGGCGGGCATGTCAAAGTGTCGCAGCTGGTGAGCCGTGCTACACACGCTCACGTTGTCTGTTGCTCCCGCCGCCAGCACATTGCGAGGGTCTGCGCCTCCTTGGGAAATCAAGGCCGCAGAGATCGACGTCTTTGTATCCATGTTGACTGGCCACATTCTCCGGGAGGAGTACCATGGACCATGTGAGTGCGTTCCGACCCTTGCTGCCACGGGCCCCTGGGCCCTGATGGCGGTCGGAGAACAAAGACTGGGGAAACCCCACGCTGGATGCTGCCACACTTTGAGTCATGATGAGGAAAGAAATTTCATATCCCATTCACCTAGAAGAATTCTCAGTGAATTAACGGCCAGTTACAGGGAAAATAAGGGGATGTTGGCGGAAATGGCCGCCGGTTTCTTTGTTTGATCCCTCACGTCACACAGCTTGACTTCCCGTTTCGTATTTAGTCTGTGGTCGCAGAGTTAGCCTCCACAGCCGCATCTCTCTTCATTTTAATACAACGCGTTGACAGTGTTCCAAAATGTCGTCCACAACAGGGGAAGCGGGCAGCATTCAGAAGGGCGACCGAGTGGTGACGACGGGCTGTCATCCGCTGGAAATCGAAGCCGGCGAGCGGAGTAGCGGCGAGGCCGGCACGCGATATGACCATAGCGATATGAATCGCATGGGCAAAGCGCAGGAGTTCAAGGTATGATCTCTGCAAATATTCAGCGACTAGCAGAGTGAGGATGAGTGGCTGACCTCGTACTCAAATTCAGAGAAATCTCCGACCTCTAGCTGCCTTGAGTTTTGCTTCGGTTTTGCAGGCCACCTGGGAGTTTATTTTAATGTACCACATTCCCTCTCTATCAAATCCTAACAGCCCACATTTATCCATCTCTAACGCATCCGAGTGACTAGATCCAACTATGAAGGCCTCGAAGACGGTGGAATGGCTGGCTTAGTGTGGACATACGTGTGGACCTTTGTCGGATtcggcttcatcatcgtctcaTTATCAGAGATGGCGTCCATGGCTCCAACATCAGGCGGCCAGTACCACTGGGTGTCCGAATTCGCCTCTCCACGATACCAAAAGTTCCTCAGCTACATCACCGGATGGATGTCCGTTCTCGCCTGGCAGGCCGGCGCCGCATCAGGGTCCTTCCTGACCGGCACAATCATCCAAGGGCTCATCAGCGTGCGCAACCCCGATTACGACCCCAAACGATGGCAGGGCACCCTTTTCGTCTTCGCCATGATCCTGATCATCTACTTCTTCAACGTCTACGCCGCCAGCTGGATGCCCCGCATACAAAACGCCCTATTAGCGCTCCATACCATCTGCTGGGTAGTAGTGATCGTCGTTCTCTGGGCCATGGCACCCCGCCAGTCCGCAAAAGCCGTATTCACCGAATTCAGTCTCTACGGCGGCTGGAACAACGTCGGGCTAGCACTAATGACCGGGCAAATATCCGCCATCTACGGGTCCCTCAGCTCAGACGCCACGGCACACATGTCCGAAGAAGTCCGCGACGCCGGCCGATACGTCCCTATGGCCATCTGCGGCGGCTACTTCAGCAACGGGATCCTAGCCCTCgtactcatcatcaccctcatgTTCGCAATGCCCTCGGTCAAAGACGCCCTAGACGACCCGACCGGATTCCCCTTCATCTACGTCTTCAAACAGGCCGTCTCCACCGCCGGCGTCAACGGCCTCACCGCGATAATCCTCATCCCCGTCATCTTCAGCAACATtctcttcaacgcctccacaGCTCGTCAGACCTACGCGTTCGCGCGCGACAGGGGCCTGCCCTTCTCCAAGTGGATCTCGAAAGTCAACCAGCACTACAAACTCCCCGTGAACGCCATCGCCCTATCATGCATCATCAGcggccttctctccctcatcaacatcggcTCCGACACCGCcttcaacgccatcatctccctcaacgTCGCAGCCCTCATGTGGACCTACGCTATCTCCATCAGCTGCGTTATGTATCGCAAGATGTCCTGTCCGGAGACGCTACCCCCGAGACGGTGGAGTCTAGGGAAACACGGGATCTGGATCAACGCGGTAGCGTTGGTATATGTGATCTTCGCGCTGTTCTGGTCCTTCTGGCCGACTGAGATCCCTGTGACTTTGAATAATTTTAATTGGAGCGTGGTGCTCTTCGTGGGGGTGTTTGTGATTAGTTTGGCGATGTATGTCGTTcaagggaggagggtgtaTAAGGGGCCTGTTGTGGATGTTAAAAGGGAATCATCCTAATTCGGGATGAAGAATAATAACTCTCATAGCAAGCCAAATTAGATATATCCTTTAAACACTA
It contains:
- a CDS encoding uncharacterized protein (COG:S;~EggNog:ENOG410Q2MT;~TransMembrane:7 (o26-49i61-83o103-126i138-158o178-200i212-235o247-268i);~antiSMASH:Cluster_1.5); its protein translation is MAVLASSLPPGVSPPLTEDNDHNHNGLVVIVTSLALFLVLASLVIRLFASSKRGLMLQDDHVLFAAAICACTQVSLVLLQVHHGWGKSKELISSSDYTQMEKAGYAADLFYVLIIGLSKIGTMLFYQNLSLQRTKWMINVIISSCGLWAMVAILLLAIRCSNHPWTDIDDACAGLYPRWQAICALDIVLEAVILAYPAITIRNVQISLSKKLKVLSILNCRIILIPLSAVHLYYIHSQIYSSNPSLVGTYATMVAELHLSLSIVLLTVSCLKMFVAVYEDDHGFAYTEDASNSQSRSGRTPQKSWRSSRPVKDLSSFGSSCIEEEPILRTEATASASSPPLEGHQSNAILKSVQISVTRESIELGEIAGPSSAAIPRST
- a CDS encoding putative GABA permease (COG:E;~EggNog:ENOG410PV03;~InterPro:IPR002293;~PFAM:PF00324,PF13520;~SMCOG1038:phenylalanine-specific permease;~TransMembrane:12 (i58-78o98-119i140-172o184-203i215-234o246-268i289-317o337-362i394-414o420-444i465-483o495-515i);~antiSMASH:Cluster_1.5;~go_component: GO:0016020 - membrane [Evidence IEA];~go_function: GO:0022857 - transmembrane transporter activity [Evidence IEA];~go_process: GO:0055085 - transmembrane transport [Evidence IEA]), with protein sequence MSSTTGEAGSIQKGDRVVTTGCHPLEIEAGERSSGEAGTRYDHSDMNRMGKAQEFKRNLRPLAALSFASVLQATWEFILISNYEGLEDGGMAGLVWTYVWTFVGFGFIIVSLSEMASMAPTSGGQYHWVSEFASPRYQKFLSYITGWMSVLAWQAGAASGSFLTGTIIQGLISVRNPDYDPKRWQGTLFVFAMILIIYFFNVYAASWMPRIQNALLALHTICWVVVIVVLWAMAPRQSAKAVFTEFSLYGGWNNVGLALMTGQISAIYGSLSSDATAHMSEEVRDAGRYVPMAICGGYFSNGILALVLIITLMFAMPSVKDALDDPTGFPFIYVFKQAVSTAGVNGLTAIILIPVIFSNILFNASTARQTYAFARDRGLPFSKWISKVNQHYKLPVNAIALSCIISGLLSLINIGSDTAFNAIISLNVAALMWTYAISISCVMYRKMSCPETLPPRRWSLGKHGIWINAVALVYVIFALFWSFWPTEIPVTLNNFNWSVVLFVGVFVISLAMYVVQGRRVYKGPVVDVKRESS